The genomic region ggcgAAACACTATCCGCTGAGACTTGACATTCCATTAGAACGTACttctttgaatgaaaaattcAAGAAAagcaaaagtgttgtcccagataagcctgtgttgacttcACAATCTAGGAAGatacttcaagcacatgcatcaagcccagctCCTATATTCACCTCCATATAACTGTACAATCCTAACTTGTTTAGTTGTTCCATACACATCTACCACCGCGTGCAATGGCCCAGACTGGTACGGGATGTTTTTCACTGTCGGTCCTTGATCCTCCCCATTGATGATAAAATGCATTTCCGCACAATTGTCCACAACATGGTACATGATACCTATACGACTCCCAATGTCTGTGGGAAGAATTTGGTCCTGTTCTCGTTTACTTACATGTGAGTATACATTTGTGTAATTATTAAGCCGGTTTAATGGTAACAAAAGGCTTCGATTAAATGATCCCTGTGGAGTATGAATTATTTCAGAGTCTCCTAACACAGACTGATACGGTTCAGACGTCCCAGGATCACTGTCTTGGTTGAAAGGCCTACTATATGATTTTGTGATTGCTGATATCCAGGACCTACCCATATTGGCAAGATCCGGTAATGCATATTGCGGTAACTCAAACTTTTCATTTGGATTAAACTGTGTGAGCCCTATTCTAAGATGTCCACTCCATCCTCTCTCATTCTTTTCGATTTCTACTAAGAACACTTCTCCA from Dreissena polymorpha isolate Duluth1 chromosome 5, UMN_Dpol_1.0, whole genome shotgun sequence harbors:
- the LOC127831698 gene encoding neuralized-like protein 2, whose translation is MEDSEMPVTRFHPYHGLNISLESDDQVACRTTSFAHALTFSEKPLKPGEVFLVEIEKNERGWSGHLRIGLTQFNPNEKFELPQYALPDLANMGRSWISAITKSYSRPFNQDSDPGTSEPYQSVLGDSEIIHTPQGSFNRSLLLPLNRLNNYTNVYSHVSKREQDQILPTDIGSRIGIMYHVVDNCAEMHFIINGEDQGPTVKNIPYQSGPLHAVVDVYGTTKQVRIVQLYGVSTLQNACRDMILQAIGKSQVSFLPLPNKIKKFLRYECEL